The sequence below is a genomic window from Monodelphis domestica isolate mMonDom1 chromosome 2, mMonDom1.pri, whole genome shotgun sequence.
TTCTAGATATGGCAGCTAGGGGATGCAGTGGATTAAATACTGGTCTAAAAGAATCCAAAAGGctgaggttcaaatcctgtctcctgTCAAATCCTgtgacagctgtgtgaccctggggaactAGCTTggcctcatctacaaaataaagataataacctgtaaagggctttgcaaaccttaaagggctacataaatgctagctattattattataatagatgTTTTAATTTGGCTTAGGGGAAACTGTCCAGGGACTAAGAAGAGGCAGAGATTCCTGGCTCTCTTACtgattttgtgaccttgggtaagttgtTTCATTTCTCAATCCAGTTCTCAGTGAAGTTATGAGTAAGTGGAGAGTGTTAGATTATTTATCAGCTGAAGTAAAGAGGAAAGTGCACTGGATTTGAAGGGAAAGGACCGGATTTCCAAATTTGACTTGTAACCACAGATCCTAGATAAAAATCCCTTTCCCTCTTACaatatccttatctgtaaaatgactagaTTATTACTATGATTCCTTTCCAGCAGCCATGATGAGATGACCTCTAAATTTCTATTATTATCTAAACTCTTCTTTGAAGTCTCTTTCCTGACTATTAGTTGACCCTATGCTCTAATAAGGTAATTTTTGTGACTCACTTTGGCACAGTGATAGGCACTGTGGTAAAATAGTAAAttgctttccccttcccccttgatTGTGATCTCCTTGAAGAGCAGGGTCtactcttcactttctttttaattccCAGTGCTTCGGAAAAACGTCTCCAATAaaaaagcacttaatacatgcttaccGTCTGAGCTTCCCAATctccctctattttattttatttttttggtttgttctaGTGTCCCTCTCCTAGTTATTTTTCCTCCCCTGTCCCCACCCCACCTTAGCTAGGGCTAGGACTTTCTCAATTGTGTGCTTTGTAGACAAACTGTATTTTCATTGACTCCAAATCTCCCAACGATCACGTAAAGCACCATAAAACCACACAACTTTGCTCCCATCCATTACACGTGCGCTAAGGTCTCAAGTAAAAGGCTAAgagaattttgatttttcaaatccAGTCTAAGTTCAAAACAGAGAGGTCAGCTCAGCAATGATCCGGGCACGGGAGCTGCCCGCTCAGACCCATTCCAGTAGCAGATAAAGAGTGGGATCGGAAGGCAAGCTGGATGTGAGGACCCTTCTAAACCTCTGTGGATCCCCAGGTCTCATTACGACAGTGGCCAAACATTCCAGCCAGATCCACAAATTAAGAATGGCTTCAAaatcttcccacccccaccccggaaATCACTGGGATTTTCCACTTCTCTTTAAATCTCTATTTCCTATCTTCTCCCTACTTGGTGTGGGCAAAGGTGCCCGACTCCCTGACTTAAGGTCTCAGCTTTTCCACCCAAACAGTGTCCAAAAGAGtctaggagggaaggggagggatgtGTGTTCACACAAGCAccacagagagtgagagagggcgATACCCAGAGAGACGTCGGGCTTCCTGTGTCTGCTCTGCGGAGGATTAAGAGGCTCCAAGAGTCCAAAGCCCCGGCGCGCAGTGAGCCAGAGGTGAATTGCAGGGGTTAAACGACTCCAACAAGTCTCCTcagaaggagaagagaacaaGTAAGTAACTCTCCCAATCAGGAAGCAAGAGAAAGTCAGCAAAGCCAGCACCTGGGGTTGGAGGGGGGCTGGGGGCTCTCTAAGTCCAAGCGAACTCTGGCGTGCCCCTGGGCGAGACTCCCCACCTGTCCCTCCCCAACCTGGGGCCGAGCACCTGTTCCACGGAAGCCAAACCCCAAAAACGCTTCGGCAAACCCAGAAATCCAAGTTCCGTAACCAATCACAGGCGGATTACGCGGAGGGAAGTTCCGGGCGGCGCCGCTTTTTACAGGTGCTGCTCTCTCCCAGGGAGTCGCCAGGAGTCCGGACGGTGGGAACCCCAGCTCTAGAGCTTCTACCGGCGGCACTGGAGAAAATTCCTTGGACCCTGGGAGGGCTTAGCTCCAACTTCGGTCCACGCGCATCCTCGCCCAACCCAGCTTAGGCTGACCCGGCCaccaccctccctccccttcctgggcTCCCTGAAAGGGCAGATCCCCAGGTGGTGGTCCCAGCTCTGAGCGCTCTCTCACCTGCAACCTTAGATCGGCTGCTGCCCCGAGGCCTCGGCGTCACTTGGAGCCAGCAGCCGGCTCGGCTCAGCTCAGCTGCCCTTCGCCTGGCTCTCGGGCTGCTAGGGAGCCGTCTCCTTCCTGGTCACCTCCACCGCCCGGAGCCGGGGAGTAGGTGGAGCACGCCCAGTTATTTACATAAAGAACGGGGAGGGGCCCAGAGCCTTCCGACTAACCACGTGGCCCCGCCCCATCCTCCCCAGAAGCACCGACCAGAGTATATCCCCGAGTCCCGCTCGACGGCCCCCTCGAGACTACCCCGACAAAAGTTCGTGGAACTGAAGAGGAACAGCTGAAGAGCGGGCAAAGACCGCAGGGAAAGTGGGGGAGGGCAAACATCCAATCCCGAGCTAAGAGCAGGCAAAGGGCGGGGCCAAGAGCTGAGTGTGAATATTCATAAATGGGGCGCCACGCCCACCCCTAGATTTACCTGGGAGTACCTGGGAGCCGAACTACTGTCCCCGCCCAACCCGGTGTTCCACCGCTGGTGGGGAAACATGAAGTAGTTCTCAAAAGGTTGTTCTCTAGTTCTCCAGACCCTCTCCCACTTTCAGCGACGGCGACCGTGGGGAGGGGCATAAACTCACAAAGTTCCCTTCTGCTAAAGAATTGCTAGCTGACAAACTGTCCGGTTTCCAGAatgaatggggggtgggggggaagggaagcatTTAAGTGATTGCTAGATGCCTCAAatcactaaggatacaaagatttttaaaaggggcAATTTTTGTAGTCAGTGTTTCCATCCTAATAGAAGACATACATTTAAGCCAGAAGTGCCCAGTGGAGAGAGTTGTTTTGGGGAAGTGGATGGAGGATTCCTGGGGAGGGGGATAGTGAGATGTCCTGGGTAGATGGCTGGACTTGAAAGGAAGGTGAAGCTTTGACTGACATCTAATTAACTTGAGATCTCCTCACCAAAACCTCCCCCTAAACTCCTCAGGGCACACGAATGGCATCGATCTGATTTTAACAAGTAGCTGGTAGGGGATAGGGGAAGGAATCTGGGCACAGGTTGAGACAGAGAAGCTGCCTGGCAGCCCTTCAGTTGGTAGCAACAGAACCAATATGAGGGAGCTGGTGAATGTGGGAACTACGAAGTCAGGGGGCACACGAGGACTCCATGAGTATGTCCCATAGAACAGCTGTTGCCATATGGAGTGATTTAAGAGCCAATGACTTGTTCATAACTCTCTTATATACCCATTTTCTTTACCCTGGCACCTTGAAAGTTGGCAAGAGCTACCATCCTGTTTATGCAATCCTGTGCTTCAAGAAACTGATCCACCATCTATCACAAAAAGGATAGGAGCAAGGAGAAGGGGTcctgagaaaggaaagggagaaagctaGGGTCTACTCTACTCTCGTTACTCAaaactccaaagcagaagaaaatgCTTTAGACTCCAGTGATGCCAGGATGCCTATTCATTTGGTTCGAGGCAGATAACATTCTTGTCCCTCAGCCCCACACCCCAGAAATGAGTTTAGATGGAAGAATAAAACTGGATGACATGGGTCTTTGCCCTGCAGGTTAAGAAACAAGGTAAAGATAAGGAATGAGCCCTCCATTGCTTCCAGGTAGAGGAATTGAATGGGCTGAAGGTGGGAAAGTTAGATTTGACAAACTACCCCAAAACACAGTCACATCAGACATAAGAAAGAGGTTTAATGGCTTTAGCTTTGTCCAGGTTTTCCCAGATGCAATCCAAGTTCTCTTACATTAATACAGGACCAAGATTCTGTCATCTGGCCTGTGGGAAGAAAGGTACTAGGTCCCAAGGGCAGCACAGAAGAATCAGAGCAAGCAGGAAGACTGTCCCCCCAGTAAGGCAATACAACTTGCCTGGCATTTTTCAAGCCTGCTCTTCTGTGAAGGTGGCTTAAGCCGGAATGAACACTGGTAAAGCACCAGACAAAAAAGTCCAATGCAGGAGACAACTGAAAATGAGGGGTATGAGTGGTAAGTCATTCCTGCCAAAATGGAAGCAACGTTTTTCTCTATCATATTAACTCTGACCTAGGTCAGAGGCTATCAAGATGAGGTCTGGAGGTCAGCTGGTCAATGTGCCAGGTCCACAGGTAATGTGAAATCTCTGAAGCTATAGAAAGCAATATCACCATGATCCACCAAGGCGAAGATCAAGGGAACATCCCCGCTCTGGAAAGACAGCCGCTTGAGGGTGCGGAGGTCTGGTACAGGTTCATCAAATCTGCAGAGATAAACAAGTCTTTGAAGGAGTTCACAACAACAGTCAAGCCTCCCAAGTTCCCTCAGATTTCTCAGCCCAGTGTCTTTGAATAAGAAATTAATGGTTAAGGTGAAACAGCTCTGGCTCAAAGTCTCCCCAAGGCTCAGGAACTCTGGCTTTGTTTGTGGGTCCCTTCCCACCTTGTCTGCTGTGAGAAGTGACAAAAGATATGGCAGAGACCCCtgcctccccttctccttccccaccctGTCAATGTTCCCAGAAAAACAGGTGGTATTTTTATAAAGACCTTCCTTGGGGTAGGCGATAGAAGAAAATGGTTTCAAGTTGACTTCAGAATTACAGGGTAGGGAAGGATCTCAAAAACCATTTCTCAGAGATTCTTAACTCTATCAATATGACTaatttctctgtttattttttaaaaccttaccttccatcttaaaatcaatattgtgtatgggttccaaggcagaagaacagtaagggctaggcaatgggggtcaagtgacttgcccagggtcacacagctacaaagtgtctgagggcagatttgaacctaggacctctgttctccaggcctggctctcaatccactgagccacccagctgcccctaactgatgcattttaaaacatgattctgagaaaaaCTCCCTAGGCTGTCCCAGATTGCTAgagaagtccatgacacaaaTAAGGTTAGGAACTCCTGATCCATCCCAATATATATGAATCCCTTCTGTAGTATCTCAAGTAGACTGCCATTACTTGAAAATCTCTCAGGGAAACTCATCACCCCTGgaggtagcccattccactttgggccAGCCCTCACTGTTAGGAAATTTCCTATGCAAATTTATCTACTTTCACCCCTTTTGCAAACTCTTCCCTACTCCCTCTAATtcttcctagttctgtcctctgaggTCAAGCTAAGcaggcctcatttttttttctactgatGGTCCTTAAAATATTTGAACACAGCTTGCTAGgggtcacagtggatagagcaccacagcctggagtcaggaaggctcatttctatgagttcaaatccaatctcagacattagctgtgtgatcctctgcaagtcactgaactgtttcctcatttgtaaaatgaactggagaaggaaatggcaacctattccagaatctctgccaagaaaaccctaaatgggtcgtgaagagtcagacacaggggcagttaggtggcacagcagatagaatgccaggcctggagttggttccagatactacctagctgtgtgaccccgggcaagtcattcAGCCTTACTGCTGATCTCTTgactgtcttctgtcttagaactgatatcaaGGGAGCAGCATACTAAGTAACTCAGtagaattccaggcctggagatggggaggtcctgagttcaaacctggcctccgACATTTCCTGGCAGTGTGGCTCTgtacaagtctcttaaccccaattacctagcccttacctctcttctaccttggaattgctACTTGGTGtagattctcagacagaaggtaagggtttaattttttttttttaattctaagatggaaaggaagggttttagaaaaaaaagttggacacgactgaaaaaaaGATTCAACAACAACCCATACCTCTATTAGTCTTCTGATCACCAACCTAAATATACCCAGTTCCTACATCCGATGCTTTGTGGCATGATCttgagagaaagggagatgggaaaggggagaagagagagctgGTTTGCTTCTAGGCCTCAGCTCTTATTCTGGTTCATACCCACTGATGCACATCCGAGCATATGGCTTTCCTGGGTCATTTTTCCGGAAACTGGATACACTATCTGCTTGATAGATGTTAAAAATGATCTCCATGTCCCCAGACTTCTCCAACAGCCTACTGATAGACCCACAGAAAGGAGATTAAGGGGCCATGAGAACAAATTGAAATAAGGGGGAAattgggaggaggaaaggaacaaAGCATTAGAAAGCAACTACAGTGTGCCAGGGattgtgctttacaaatattattagtAGGACAGGAACTAATATTCCCAGACACTTTCTCTATTCCGATCCCTGAGGCCGAGAGCTCCCAAGTCTATTCATTCCAGTGCTCCCACCCCTATTTTGCTCCTGGAGAAGACAGCAGTTGCTGTCTGGAGAAACTGATGGAGGGGTTTCTCCCTTCCATCTCAATTGCTTTATGGCTAAGATCAAAACTGAACTTTTGGTGTGCTGAGGACCCAAAGCTCCTAAGAATTCAAAGGGGGCTCCAGCCTCTGAAACAACAGAAATACTGCTTTAGAGACCTACCCATCAACTTCATCAGTAAGGTGCGTGGTCTTCAGTAAGGAGATCTGTTGTAAGACACTGGCTGCATTCAGAAGGAAAAGAGTTAGAATCCACCGTGGAGTTGTCCTCTGGGAATTAAACtgaacacttaaaaaaataaacaatcaggaggcagctaggtggctcagtagactgagaaccaggcctagacttgggaagtcctgggttccagtctagTCTCAGACACGTCCTACCTGTGTggttgatcctgggcaagtcacttaaccccctttaaccccccccaattattttttaattaaattattgttgtataatttaataaatgtgtgatattatattaataaaataatatattaaaatatttaattttaatgtataaaattgtatattttatatatgctctTATAAAACCATATTCTGTCCCAAAGCAATAAGGCCTACCTCTTGAAATAGCATACTAACGTGACCCTGATCTCCCAGAATTCTGTGAGGGACagaggggtgagggtgggggcCCAAAAGATCAGAAGACAGTCATACCTGGGCTGGCTGCCTGGTCAGGGCTCAGCAGGGGAGTGACTGGCTGATTCCACAAGTTGGGGGGTCGGTTCCAGGTGTTCTGCCGCCACCTCCTCTGTAGCAGCTCCTTATACTCCCGCCAGCTGGTGCACCGCTGCACCTCGGGGTCTGCATTCACATCGCTTCGGAAGGGAGCAGACCCCCTCTGCTGCTCCCGCTCCCTCCTAGAAAGCTTCTCTTTCCGTTGATTCAGCAGCTGGCACCAAGGGGCTGCATCAATTTCCCGTGCAGTGACATTCCCCGGGAGCAATTCTGGGTCTGGGGCAAGTAGCAGGGTGTGGGGGTGATCGTGGGCCATGTTAGGAAATGCGATCTGATCGAAGTCCCATCGTGGCTTAGAAACTCTCTGGTTCCCATCGTTCTCTGCTGCTCGAGCCtcacttcttcctccttccttcaagGTCCTTTCATGATGTTCTGTCTGGCTGGGGACTGGCTCTGGGAATTCCAGAGGCTGACTGCAGCCCCCTGGACCCTTCACATAGCCTGATTCCTGGGGTTTCTCTTCCAGGCATCTGCTGTTCTGGCTGGGGGCAGAGTGGATTGGAGTTGCCTGACTTTCATGGGCCCCATCCAGCCCTGAGGGGAGATTCTCCAGTGCTTTGGGTTTCTTATCAGCAGACCTGCAGGATGTGGGAAAGAAACAGATCTGATCCCAGCGGGGTCACCAGTGGAGGATGCCATCAGTCAGCCCTAGGGAAGAAGAATTTCTGGCACCATAAAACAACTGGAGAGAAGCTAGGCTGATTTCCGGCCAAAGTGGCTGAATGTTTGGTGCTGGGTTCTCTGGGAATTTAGTGCTGATGGGGAGGCACATGCTGCCCTCGTCATCACTTGCTTCCACGAATCCACACACCTAGGCCCTTCATAACTCCATCCAACCCCCCCAAACAGCCGGGGGCTGTTAGAACTGGGACTCGTTACCGAGGACTAgaattcctccttttcctcttgccATGCCACTTTTCAGAGCTCCGAGAATTTCCACAATCCAGATTAAGCTGCCTCTCATAGGGGGATGGGACCAAGCTGTGGAAAAACAGAAAGTTCACTGAGCCATTTTGCTAATCCAGCATCCTCTGAGCTATATCCCCCAAGGCCAAGTTAGACAAAAAGAAGAGATGATAGAGAACAAAAGAAGAATTGGAATGAAGAGAGAAGACGCCAACCAGCTAGTTTTATTTGCACTAAGTGACCACATGGGGCTTCTGGGATAGGAGAAACTTCCAATATTCTTACCTAGACCTCTTTATAATCAGTGATACACAGGGATAAGAAGACAAATCCAGATTTAGAGAACAGGGTTTAACTAACTGGCCTTGACTTGATGAATTTTAATATATGACAATAATTATTCTATTATATACTAATAATTAATGACTTAACAATGTTGAGAATAACAAGACTTTTAAGCCTAATAATATAAGATATTACCAAACAGATTAAGAAAGATTATATTGCTGATTACTTGAGGGAAGGGATACTCATTTACTGTATAATCAAAGTAAACTGAAAATAGTTCTATGTTAGATACTTTATAAACACAAAtgacatttatgtaatgctttaaggtGTGTAAAATGCTATCTGTCTGAGCGGCTAAGTAgtacagtgcatagagcactgggcatggagtcatatgacatcttcctaaattcaagtctggcctcagatacttcataactgtgtgaccctgggtaagtcattaactctatctgcctcagtttcttcatgtgtaaaatgaactggagaaggaaatggcaaactgctcaagtatctctgccaagaaaatcctaaaaggtgtcatgaagagtcagacatgactgaaatattaTCTatctcagaatagacaaagagaaccaagaatttcctttcacattctccatctctctatccatctctccatccgtccatccatctctcatttgtctatctatctacctacctatctatctgtctattaatagaaggaggcagagagggagTGCAATGTACTGCATGTCCCCATCCTACCCTCAGGGGCAGAAATAAAAATCACCCCAATTTTTCTGAACCCTATTCTCAGCTGGCAGCTTGATCTCTGGGCTGTGGCAGGTGGTCTAAGATTCTTACGGTCCCagttttttgtgtctcttttcaGTGACTTCAGACCACAGTCTTTTAATGACTCCCATCAGTTTGCAAGCTTTTTTCCAGTATCCTACTTGACCTAATACAGTCAAGTCAGGGCTTGAGACCACAAGAGATTTAGATATCTGATGGACCTAACCTAATTACATGGTGGGAAGCCCCAGCTGAGTAGACCTTCAGGGTCAATAGAGAACAACCAAGTTGCCTAGGATCTCAGTTCTACAGCAGCCTGAAAGGTCTTACCTAGGTTGGAACCTCCGAACCACATAGCCCAGTCTCTTCAGGTGGCTGAAAAcctagggaaggaaggaggagaagtcAGACATTCACCCAAATCGGAGGAGGAAAGGAATCTTCTGGATAGTCTTCATCCTGACACAAAGGTTCCAACAATGGTTACTCAGCATTCCTTCTTGTATCTTGAGCTCCCCAAGGGCAGAAACTGGATTGCTAgatttttgtcttctctttcttgCCTTGTTTTCTAATACTTCCCAATTCCTCTGTTGCCTCCATCCATCAAATCCTTACTTAGTACAGGGTTCTACACACAAATCATGACAATTCAACAACCAGATGGCTCTTGCCATAAGTTCCACAGGAatgttgtttaattatttttcatttgtgtcctcctcttcatgaccccatctgtgGTTTtcttagagtggtttgccattttcttttgcaGTCCATTTTATAtgatgtgaagatgggattaactctcccctgcccatttttagatttaatcaccaaaagcgtATAGCCCCCACTTATcgttaagtatggggaggtctgtgatccatgtgcgtaatagtgggtgatgaatcagaaacccactaagcaaagct
It includes:
- the TSEN54 gene encoding tRNA-splicing endonuclease subunit Sen54 isoform X3, encoding MDPALEPEPEPEPELEPEAVLVPAGRVLSAEELFAARSRNQKLPLRSHGQKVFLPDGSRAQEEQLRLCREELWKLFAEERVERRGSLVTAEWSPQDGVVTLKSFAGKFWQTMGFSEGGQQRLYPEEALYLLECVFSHLKRLGYVVRRFQPSLVPSPYERQLNLDCGNSRSSEKWHGKRKRRNSSPRSADKKPKALENLPSGLDGAHESQATPIHSAPSQNSRCLEEKPQESGYVKGPGGCSQPLEFPEPVPSQTEHHERTLKEGGRSEARAAENDGNQRVSKPRWDFDQIAFPNMAHDHPHTLLLAPDPELLPGNVTAREIDAAPWCQLLNQRKEKLSRREREQQRGSAPFRSDVNADPEVQRCTSWREYKELLQRRWRQNTWNRPPNLWNQPVTPLLSPDQAASPASVLQQISLLKTTHLTDEVDGRLLEKSGDMEIIFNIYQADSVSSFRKNDPGKPYARMCISGFDEPVPDLRTLKRLSFQSGDVPLIFALVDHGDIAFYSFRDFTLPVDLAH
- the TSEN54 gene encoding tRNA-splicing endonuclease subunit Sen54 isoform X1; this encodes MDPALEPEPEPEPELEPEAVLVPAGRVLSAEELFAARSRNQKLPLRSHGQKVFLPDGSRAQEEQLRLCREELWKLFAEERVERRGSLVTAEWSPQDGVVTLKSFAGKFWQTMGFSEGGQQRLYPEEALYLLECGSIQLFYQDLPLSIQEAYEMLLTQDTIGFLQYQVFSHLKRLGYVVRRFQPSLVPSPYERQLNLDCGNSRSSEKWHGKRKRRNSSPRSADKKPKALENLPSGLDGAHESQATPIHSAPSQNSRCLEEKPQESGYVKGPGGCSQPLEFPEPVPSQTEHHERTLKEGGRSEARAAENDGNQRVSKPRWDFDQIAFPNMAHDHPHTLLLAPDPELLPGNVTAREIDAAPWCQLLNQRKEKLSRREREQQRGSAPFRSDVNADPEVQRCTSWREYKELLQRRWRQNTWNRPPNLWNQPVTPLLSPDQAASPASVLQQISLLKTTHLTDEVDGRLLEKSGDMEIIFNIYQADSVSSFRKNDPGKPYARMCISGFDEPVPDLRTLKRLSFQSGDVPLIFALVDHGDIAFYSFRDFTLPVDLAH
- the TSEN54 gene encoding tRNA-splicing endonuclease subunit Sen54 isoform X2, whose product is MDPALEPEPEPEPELEPEAVLVPAGRVLSAEELFAARSRNQKLPLRSHGQKVFLPDGSRAQEEQLRLCREELWKLFAEERVERRGSLVTAEWSPQDGVVTLKSFAGKFWQTMGFSEGGQQRLYPEEALYLLECGSIQLFYQDLPLSIQEAYEMLLTQDTIGFLQYQVFSHLKRLGYVVRRFQPSLVPSPYERQLNLDCGNSRSSEKWHGKRKRRNSSPRSADKKPKALENLPSGLDGAHESQATPIHSAPSQNSRCLEEKPQESGYVKGPGGCSQPLEFPEPVPSQTEHHERTLKEGGRSEARAAENDGNQRVSKPRWDFDQIAFPNMAHDHPHTLLLAPDPELLPGNVTAREIDAAPWCQLLNQRKEKLSRREREQQRGSAPFRSDVNADPEVQRCTSWREYKELLQRRWRQNTWNRPPNLWNQPVTPLLSPDQAASPASVLQQISLLKTTHLTDEVDGLLEKSGDMEIIFNIYQADSVSSFRKNDPGKPYARMCISGFDEPVPDLRTLKRLSFQSGDVPLIFALVDHGDIAFYSFRDFTLPVDLAH